In Castanea sativa cultivar Marrone di Chiusa Pesio chromosome 6, ASM4071231v1, a single window of DNA contains:
- the LOC142640994 gene encoding thioredoxin-like 3-2, chloroplastic isoform X1: MSGVLRFRPTPRPLRLGTPRGTSRDFRLLPRTSNLVLNSLSTKHFPEKFNVIRSESSSSPLSSSASASKLSAWTQETSLQDLHDSPVSVDLHTIPTETHFDRVLAEAQQLEDSLIIVWMASWCRKCIYLKPKLEKLAADYYPRLKFYCVDVNTVPHKLVTRAGVTKMPTIQLWKDGKIQAEVTGGHKAYLVISEVRQMIENEGTV, from the exons ATGTCCGGGGTTCTACGGTTCCGACCAACTCCCAGACCCCTGAGACTTGGGACCCCACGTGGCACCTCACGTGACTTCCGGCTACTACCTCGTACTTCGAACCTCGTACTTAATTCCCTGTCCACGAAACATTTTCCCGAGAAATTTAATGTAATTAGAAGTGAATCATCTTCGTCTCCTTTATCGTCTTCAGCTTCAGCTTCAAAGCTAAGCGCTTGGACCCAAGAGACCTCATTGCAGGACCTCCATGACTCGCCCGTGTCCGTTGACCTCCACACCATTCCCACCGAAACCCACTTCGATCGGGTCCTCGCCGAGGCTCAACAGCTCGAGGACTCCCTAATCATCGTTTG GATGGCAAGCTGGTGCAgaaaatgtatatatttgaaACCAAAACTGGAAAAGCTGGCTGCAGATTACTATCCAAG ATTGAAGTTCTACTGTGTTGATGTCAATACTGTCCCACACAAGCTTGTCACTCGTGCTGGAGTAACT AAGATGCCTACCATACAG CTGTGGAAGGATGGCAAGATTCAAGCTGAAGTGACTGGTGGCCACAAGGCATATTTAGTCATCAGTGAAGTCCGCCAAATGATTGAAAATGAGGGTACTGTGTGA
- the LOC142640994 gene encoding uncharacterized protein LOC142640994 isoform X2: MSGVLRFRPTPRPLRLGTPRGTSRDFRLLPRTSNLVLNSLSTKHFPEKFNVIRSESSSSPLSSSASASKLSAWTQETSLQDLHDSPVSVDLHTIPTETHFDRVLAEAQQLEDSLIIVWMASWCRKCIYLKPKLEKLAADYYPRLKFYCVDVNTVPHKLVTRAGVTASKVCLTRSTYPSNTWFICQLSDPRSSYVCCVD, encoded by the exons ATGTCCGGGGTTCTACGGTTCCGACCAACTCCCAGACCCCTGAGACTTGGGACCCCACGTGGCACCTCACGTGACTTCCGGCTACTACCTCGTACTTCGAACCTCGTACTTAATTCCCTGTCCACGAAACATTTTCCCGAGAAATTTAATGTAATTAGAAGTGAATCATCTTCGTCTCCTTTATCGTCTTCAGCTTCAGCTTCAAAGCTAAGCGCTTGGACCCAAGAGACCTCATTGCAGGACCTCCATGACTCGCCCGTGTCCGTTGACCTCCACACCATTCCCACCGAAACCCACTTCGATCGGGTCCTCGCCGAGGCTCAACAGCTCGAGGACTCCCTAATCATCGTTTG GATGGCAAGCTGGTGCAgaaaatgtatatatttgaaACCAAAACTGGAAAAGCTGGCTGCAGATTACTATCCAAG ATTGAAGTTCTACTGTGTTGATGTCAATACTGTCCCACACAAGCTTGTCACTCGTGCTGGAGTAACT GCTTCAAAGGTTTGCCTTACGAGGAGTACTTACCCAAGCAATACCTGGTTCATTTGTCAATTGAGTGATCCACGTTCTTCATATGTTTGCTGTGTTGACTAG